The following coding sequences lie in one Kitasatospora azatica KCTC 9699 genomic window:
- a CDS encoding GNAT family N-acetyltransferase — translation MMLGDFLQDAARGVFPPSNGQVTVVRQPNDREAGVLSFSAHAVVFVDEDPHWVHRTLASVEADPLAAPVCPEFLLALARRTDRVIGNTDLMTVAGRLPGPPPLPLVEIEDREHPRVVRALKFREDVRVWTAPGGVLVLGRGVAGRWEAALEVDAEARGRGLGRALGVSARHLLPEGDAVWAQQPPGNAASVRALQAAGYRPVGAEVLLSRRQPQT, via the coding sequence ATGATGCTCGGAGACTTTCTGCAGGACGCCGCGCGCGGTGTCTTCCCGCCCTCCAACGGGCAGGTCACGGTGGTGCGCCAGCCCAACGACCGGGAGGCGGGCGTGCTGTCGTTCAGCGCGCACGCGGTGGTCTTCGTCGACGAGGACCCGCACTGGGTGCACCGGACGCTGGCCTCGGTGGAGGCGGACCCGCTGGCGGCGCCGGTCTGTCCGGAGTTCCTGCTCGCGCTGGCCAGGCGCACCGACCGGGTGATCGGCAACACCGACCTGATGACGGTGGCCGGTCGGCTGCCCGGCCCGCCCCCGCTCCCGCTGGTGGAGATCGAGGACCGCGAACACCCGCGAGTGGTACGGGCGTTGAAGTTCCGCGAGGACGTACGGGTGTGGACGGCGCCCGGCGGCGTACTGGTGCTCGGGCGCGGGGTGGCCGGGCGCTGGGAGGCGGCACTGGAGGTGGACGCCGAGGCCCGCGGGCGCGGCCTGGGCCGGGCGCTCGGGGTGAGCGCCCGGCACCTGCTGCCGGAAGGTGACGCGGTCTGGGCCCAGCAGCCGCCGGGCAACGCGGCCAGCGTCCGCGCACTGCAGGCGGCCGGCTACCGGCCGGTGGGCGCGGAGGTGCTGCTCAGTCGCCGTCAGCCGCAGACCTAG
- a CDS encoding glycine C-acetyltransferase — translation MFDSVRDDIRTTLEEIREAGLFKPERVIGSPQNATVTVPGGEVLNFCANNYLGLADHPAVLAAAKDALDRWGYGMASVRFICGTQDVHKQLEQRLSEFLGQEDTILYSSCFDANGGVFETLLDERDAVISDALNHASIIDGIRLSKAARHRYANRDMAELEQRLKESQGARRRLIVTDGVFSMDGYLAPLREICDLADRYDAMVMVDDSHAVGFVGPGGRGTPELHGVMDRVDIITGTLGKALGGASGGYVAARREIVALLRQRSRPYLFSNSLAPVIAAASLTVLDLIESSHELRERLAANTALFRSAMTEAGFEILPGEHPIAPVMIGDAAKAGRLAELLLERGVYVIGFSYPVVPHGQARIRVQLSAAHSTEDVQRAVAAFVDARAALEG, via the coding sequence GTGTTCGACTCCGTCCGCGACGACATCCGCACCACCCTCGAGGAGATCCGCGAGGCCGGCCTCTTCAAGCCGGAGCGAGTGATCGGCTCCCCGCAGAACGCGACCGTCACGGTCCCCGGCGGCGAGGTGCTCAACTTCTGCGCCAACAACTACCTGGGCCTGGCCGACCACCCCGCCGTGCTCGCCGCCGCCAAGGACGCGCTGGACCGCTGGGGCTACGGCATGGCCTCGGTCCGCTTCATCTGCGGCACCCAGGACGTGCACAAGCAGCTCGAGCAGCGGCTCTCCGAGTTCCTCGGCCAGGAGGACACGATCCTCTACTCCTCCTGCTTCGACGCCAACGGCGGCGTCTTCGAGACCCTGCTGGACGAGCGCGACGCCGTCATCTCCGACGCGCTCAACCACGCGAGCATCATCGACGGCATCCGGCTCAGCAAGGCCGCCCGCCACCGCTACGCCAACCGCGACATGGCCGAGCTGGAGCAGCGCCTCAAGGAGAGCCAGGGCGCGCGGCGCCGACTGATCGTCACCGACGGCGTCTTCTCGATGGACGGCTACCTCGCCCCGCTGCGTGAGATCTGCGACCTGGCCGACCGCTACGACGCCATGGTGATGGTGGACGACTCGCACGCCGTCGGCTTCGTCGGTCCCGGCGGGCGCGGTACCCCCGAGCTGCACGGCGTGATGGACCGGGTCGACATCATCACCGGCACCCTCGGCAAGGCGCTCGGCGGCGCCTCCGGCGGCTACGTCGCGGCCCGCCGTGAGATCGTCGCCCTGCTGCGCCAGCGCTCCCGCCCGTACCTCTTCTCCAACTCGCTCGCTCCGGTGATCGCGGCCGCCTCGCTGACCGTGCTCGACCTGATCGAGAGCTCGCACGAGCTGCGCGAGCGGCTCGCCGCCAACACCGCGCTGTTCCGCTCGGCGATGACCGAGGCCGGCTTCGAGATCCTCCCCGGCGAGCACCCGATCGCCCCGGTGATGATCGGCGACGCGGCCAAGGCCGGGCGGCTCGCCGAGCTGCTGCTGGAGCGCGGGGTCTATGTGATCGGGTTCTCCTACCCGGTGGTCCCGCACGGCCAGGCCCGGATCCGGGTGCAGCTGTCGGCCGCGCACTCCACCGAGGACGTCCAGCGGGCGGTGGCGGCCTTCGTCGACGCCCGGGCGGCTCTCGAGGGCTGA
- a CDS encoding enoyl-CoA hydratase/isomerase family protein, with protein MTRFVTLEVADAVGTIRLARPPMNALDVAMQDQLREVADEATAREDVRAVVIYGGEKVFAAGADIKEMQRMSYTDMVARGGALQDAFTAVARIPKPVVAAVTGYALGGGCELALCADIRIAAENAKLGQPEILLGLIPGAGGTQRLARLVGPAKAKELIFTGRQVRAEEALRIGLVDQVVPAEEVYQAALDWAGKLATGPAWALRAAKEAVDRGLEADLDTGLAIERTLFAGLFATEDRATGMRSFIEDGPGKAKFA; from the coding sequence ATGACCCGGTTCGTCACCCTGGAGGTCGCGGACGCCGTCGGCACCATCCGACTGGCCCGCCCGCCGATGAACGCGCTGGACGTCGCGATGCAGGACCAGCTGCGCGAGGTCGCCGACGAGGCCACCGCGCGCGAGGACGTGCGGGCCGTGGTGATCTACGGCGGCGAGAAGGTGTTCGCGGCCGGCGCGGACATCAAGGAGATGCAGCGGATGTCGTACACCGACATGGTCGCCCGCGGCGGCGCGCTGCAGGACGCGTTCACCGCCGTGGCCCGGATCCCCAAGCCGGTGGTGGCCGCGGTGACCGGCTACGCGCTGGGCGGCGGCTGCGAGCTGGCGCTGTGCGCGGACATCCGGATCGCCGCGGAGAACGCCAAGCTCGGCCAGCCGGAGATCCTGCTCGGTCTGATCCCGGGCGCCGGCGGCACCCAGCGGCTGGCCCGGCTGGTCGGCCCGGCCAAGGCCAAGGAGCTGATCTTCACGGGCCGTCAGGTGCGCGCCGAGGAGGCGCTGCGGATCGGCCTGGTCGACCAGGTGGTTCCGGCCGAGGAGGTCTACCAGGCCGCGCTGGACTGGGCCGGCAAGCTCGCCACCGGGCCCGCCTGGGCGCTGCGGGCCGCCAAGGAGGCCGTGGACCGTGGCCTGGAGGCCGACCTGGACACCGGCCTGGCGATCGAGCGCACCCTGTTCGCCGGCCTGTTCGCCACCGAGGACCGCGCCACCGGCATGCGCAGCTTCATCGAGGACGGCCCGGGCAAGGCCAAGTTCGCCTAG
- a CDS encoding alkaline phosphatase family protein, which yields MWGALGAVVVLLGAPIAVTPANAATSSGNLIVSGNAEAGYCTKDWTAATTMPGWTVLSGSPDVVCYSAGSFGHPSDQTPGSAFFAPGNQGDGAMTQTVDVSSAASAIDGGGVSYNLSGWLGGWTSYAGYVQVSLAFRDGTGRQLGASANLPTVSAADRSNTTSFLSRSSTGAVPAGTRSILVEVQFLNSSGESGYLDNLSLTLNTPVTAATLAPPVSKVPGYDHVFMVMMENTDYSAVMGDPADTPFIHSLMTQGASLSNYHGVYHPSDENYLAISGGDTYTTGATYFPNINDPKTNLGDRLEAAGKSWKAYEQGMGTPCNTKNNNDSYYQPDDAPFINYTNISGNASRCAAHLFDTTQLTTDLQSAASTPAFSWIAADDYYDGEASGNGNATSLKVQDGWLKQTLAPIMQSPAWTTQKSLLILTWDEDTSNPDNQVVAVVNGSQGTVPAGTTSASRYDHYSTARTIEDALGLSGITANDTYATPLNDAFVPSSTPAPTSSLATGTPSVSNGSSVTFQYSTPVNTTSSTNWIGIYPKGVTPGQQSSLTWQYAPNGSGSLTFDTGKLSGPGSYDVWYLYNNGYTSLAGPLGLTVN from the coding sequence ATGTGGGGAGCGCTCGGCGCAGTGGTGGTCCTGCTGGGAGCGCCGATCGCGGTGACGCCCGCGAACGCGGCCACCAGCAGCGGGAACCTGATCGTGAGCGGCAACGCCGAGGCCGGCTACTGCACCAAGGACTGGACCGCGGCCACCACCATGCCCGGCTGGACCGTACTGTCCGGCAGCCCGGACGTCGTCTGCTACTCGGCGGGCAGCTTCGGTCACCCGAGCGACCAGACCCCTGGCAGCGCGTTCTTCGCGCCCGGCAACCAGGGTGACGGCGCGATGACGCAGACCGTCGACGTGTCCTCCGCCGCGAGCGCGATCGACGGTGGCGGCGTCAGCTACAACCTGTCCGGCTGGCTGGGGGGTTGGACCAGCTACGCGGGCTACGTCCAGGTCTCGCTGGCGTTCCGTGACGGCACCGGCCGCCAGCTCGGCGCGAGCGCGAACCTGCCCACCGTCTCCGCCGCGGACCGTTCCAACACCACCTCCTTCCTGTCCCGCAGCAGCACCGGCGCCGTCCCGGCCGGCACCCGCTCGATCCTGGTCGAGGTGCAGTTCCTGAACAGCTCGGGGGAGTCCGGCTACCTGGACAACCTCTCGCTCACCCTCAACACCCCGGTCACCGCGGCCACCCTCGCCCCGCCGGTCTCCAAGGTGCCCGGCTACGACCACGTCTTCATGGTCATGATGGAGAACACCGACTACTCGGCAGTGATGGGCGACCCCGCCGACACCCCGTTCATCCACAGCCTGATGACCCAGGGCGCGTCACTGTCGAACTACCACGGCGTCTACCACCCCAGCGACGAGAACTACCTGGCCATCTCGGGCGGCGACACCTACACCACCGGGGCCACCTACTTCCCGAACATCAACGACCCCAAGACCAACCTGGGTGACCGACTGGAGGCCGCCGGCAAGAGCTGGAAGGCCTACGAGCAAGGCATGGGCACCCCCTGCAACACCAAGAACAACAACGACTCGTACTACCAGCCGGACGACGCGCCGTTCATCAACTACACCAACATCAGCGGCAATGCGAGCCGCTGCGCGGCCCACCTGTTCGACACCACCCAGCTGACCACCGACCTGCAGAGCGCGGCCAGCACGCCGGCCTTCTCCTGGATCGCCGCCGACGACTACTACGACGGCGAGGCCTCCGGCAACGGCAACGCCACCAGCCTCAAGGTCCAGGACGGTTGGCTGAAGCAGACGCTGGCGCCGATCATGCAGTCCCCGGCCTGGACCACGCAGAAGTCGCTGCTGATCCTCACCTGGGACGAGGACACCAGCAACCCGGACAACCAGGTGGTCGCGGTGGTCAACGGCTCCCAGGGCACCGTCCCGGCCGGCACCACCAGCGCGAGCCGCTACGACCACTACAGCACCGCCCGCACCATCGAGGACGCACTCGGCCTGTCGGGCATCACGGCCAACGACACCTACGCGACGCCGCTGAACGACGCCTTCGTGCCCAGCTCCACCCCGGCCCCGACCAGCTCCCTGGCCACCGGCACGCCGAGCGTCTCCAACGGCTCGAGCGTCACTTTCCAGTACTCGACCCCGGTGAACACCACCAGCTCGACCAACTGGATCGGGATCTACCCCAAGGGCGTGACGCCTGGTCAGCAGTCCTCGCTGACCTGGCAGTACGCGCCGAACGGCAGCGGCAGCCTGACCTTCGACACCGGCAAGCTGAGCGGCCCCGGCTCGTACGACGTCTGGTACCTCTACAACAACGGCTACACCTCGCTGGCCGGCCCGCTCGGCCTGACGGTGAACTGA
- a CDS encoding LysR family transcriptional regulator, giving the protein MIDARRLRTLRAVADHRTVTAAAAALYLTPSAVSQQLAALEQETGHALLARDGRGVRLTAAGEILVGHADAVLAQLERAEADLAAYAAGAQGQVTVAAFATGIALVLAPAIGALAQSAPGVQLKVLDAEGDASLPMLLDGQADLAVAVEYRGAPRADDQRLARFPLYAEPFEAVLPLDHPLAQQPGPVAMADLAAEPWIGPYPGNPCHDVVLLACEHAGFAPRLVHSSDDFRAVVALASAGAGVALVPRSALRGVDLAQVAVRAVDSELATRKVFAAVRGGAEDHPLIRPVLRALQAAAAELG; this is encoded by the coding sequence GTGATCGACGCCAGACGCCTGCGGACGCTGCGCGCCGTGGCGGACCACCGGACGGTGACCGCCGCGGCCGCAGCGCTCTACCTCACCCCCTCCGCCGTCTCCCAGCAGCTCGCCGCGCTGGAGCAGGAGACCGGGCACGCGCTGCTGGCCCGCGACGGGCGCGGGGTACGGCTGACGGCGGCCGGCGAGATCCTGGTGGGCCACGCCGACGCGGTGCTCGCCCAGCTGGAACGGGCCGAGGCGGACCTGGCGGCCTACGCCGCCGGCGCCCAGGGCCAGGTCACGGTGGCCGCCTTCGCCACCGGCATCGCGCTGGTGCTGGCGCCCGCGATCGGTGCGCTCGCGCAGTCCGCGCCCGGGGTGCAGCTCAAGGTGCTGGACGCGGAGGGTGACGCCAGCCTGCCGATGCTGCTGGACGGGCAGGCCGACCTGGCGGTGGCCGTCGAGTACCGGGGCGCGCCGCGCGCCGACGACCAGCGGTTGGCCCGATTCCCGCTCTACGCCGAGCCGTTCGAGGCCGTGCTGCCACTGGACCACCCGCTCGCCCAGCAGCCCGGGCCGGTGGCGATGGCAGACCTCGCCGCCGAACCCTGGATCGGCCCCTATCCCGGCAACCCCTGCCACGACGTGGTCCTGCTGGCCTGCGAGCACGCCGGCTTCGCGCCCCGGCTGGTGCACTCCTCCGACGACTTCCGCGCCGTGGTCGCGCTCGCCTCGGCGGGCGCGGGGGTCGCCCTGGTGCCGCGCTCCGCGCTGCGCGGGGTGGACCTGGCCCAGGTGGCGGTGCGGGCCGTGGACAGCGAGTTGGCCACCCGCAAGGTCTTCGCCGCGGTGCGCGGCGGTGCCGAGGACCACCCGCTGATCCGGCCGGTGCTGCGCGCCCTGCAGGCGGCCGCGGCCGAGCTGGGGTAG
- the tdh gene encoding L-threonine 3-dehydrogenase, with the protein MKALVKKHAEPGLWLTEVPEPEIGSGDVLIKVLRTGICGTDLHIRNWDGWAQQTITTPLTIGHEFVGEVVAIGPAVADINVGDLVSGEGHLVCGKCRNCLAGRRHLCRNTIGLGVGRDGAFAEYVALPASNVWVHRVPVDLDVAAIFDPFGNAVHTALSFPLVGEDVLITGAGPIGIMAAAVAKHAGARHVMITDVSPYRLDLAREVGVTLALNVAEHGIEEGQQKLGLREGFDVGLEMSGRPEALRSMIDNMTHGGKIAMLGLPAEEFPIDWAKVVTSMITLKGIYGREMFETWYAMSVLLEGGLDLSPVITGRYPAQDFEAAFDEAASGRCGKIILDWTSF; encoded by the coding sequence GTGAAGGCACTCGTCAAGAAGCACGCAGAGCCCGGACTGTGGCTGACCGAGGTCCCCGAGCCCGAGATCGGCTCCGGCGACGTGCTGATCAAGGTGCTGCGCACCGGCATCTGCGGCACCGACCTGCACATCCGCAACTGGGACGGCTGGGCGCAGCAGACCATCACGACCCCGCTGACCATCGGCCACGAGTTCGTCGGCGAGGTCGTCGCGATCGGCCCGGCCGTCGCGGACATCAACGTCGGCGACCTGGTCAGCGGCGAGGGCCACCTGGTCTGCGGCAAGTGCCGCAACTGCCTGGCCGGCCGCCGGCACCTGTGCCGCAACACGATCGGCCTGGGCGTCGGCCGGGACGGCGCGTTCGCCGAGTACGTCGCGCTGCCCGCCTCCAACGTCTGGGTGCACCGGGTCCCGGTCGACCTGGACGTGGCCGCGATCTTCGACCCGTTCGGCAACGCGGTGCACACCGCGCTCTCCTTCCCGCTGGTCGGCGAGGACGTGCTGATCACCGGCGCCGGCCCGATCGGCATCATGGCGGCCGCCGTCGCCAAGCACGCCGGCGCCCGGCACGTGATGATCACCGACGTCAGCCCGTACCGGCTGGACCTGGCCCGGGAGGTCGGCGTCACGCTGGCGCTGAACGTGGCCGAGCACGGCATCGAGGAGGGCCAGCAGAAGCTCGGCCTGCGCGAGGGCTTCGACGTGGGCCTGGAGATGTCCGGCCGCCCCGAGGCGCTGCGCTCGATGATCGACAACATGACGCACGGCGGCAAGATCGCGATGCTCGGCCTGCCCGCCGAGGAGTTCCCGATCGACTGGGCGAAGGTGGTCACCTCGATGATCACCCTCAAGGGCATCTACGGCCGCGAGATGTTCGAGACCTGGTACGCGATGTCGGTGCTGCTGGAGGGCGGCCTCGACCTCAGCCCGGTGATCACCGGCCGTTACCCGGCGCAGGACTTCGAGGCCGCGTTCGACGAGGCGGCGAGCGGCCGCTGCGGCAAGATCATTCTCGACTGGACCTCTTTCTAG